A single Drosophila miranda strain MSH22 chromosome XR, D.miranda_PacBio2.1, whole genome shotgun sequence DNA region contains:
- the LOC117186126 gene encoding modifier of mdg4 isoform X5 — translation MQQGAMELSAQPDRVHSKDIDRDGWRKKELIWVHSTNYTTAKLGELRSNKMSAITQEFCVRWNSHLGSIGAAFPQLLAGQRFVDVTLACEGHQLHCHRLVLAACSTYFEAILAENPCKHPVIILPGEIKLWEIQALVDFMYKGEVNVTQAGLGQLLRCAEQLRIRGLYGSEAAINYNQLQQIRKEAVKDVAPVIRRLNNIDVIEKEDVATNLTASISTTTTPAQTALEHHQQQKLVLQQQQQKEQHQRQQANGSNILHLQRPHQKQPQQLLNTASSATASNNSNVPTEDESADDAFNNWNAYNDHCDDLSVSATDEKNKTQMLLLQTRLIVKETQHIIKNGFSAFKNILYKDEY, via the exons GCGAAAAAAGGAATTAATTTGGGTACATAGCACAAATTACACAACTGCAAAGCTTGGCGAGTTGAGGTCAAACAAAATGAGCGCAATCACTCAGGAATTTTGCGTACGCTGGAACAGCCATCTTGGTAGTATTGGCGCTGCTTTTCCACAGCTATTAGCCGGTCAGAGATTTGTGGATGTAACACTAGCCTGTGAAGGTCACCAGTTGCATTGTCACCGTCTAGTGCTGGCCGCATGCTCTACATACTTTGAAGCCATATTGGCGGAAAATCCCTGTAAGCATCCCGTTATAATTTTACCAGGAGAGATCAAGCTCTGGGAGATTCAGGCGCTTGTAGATTTTATGTATAAGGGAGAGGTAAATGTCACGCAGGCCGGTCTGGGCCAGTTGCTTCGATGTGCCGAACAGCTTCGAATACGCGGTCTATACGGGTCAGAGGCGGCAATAAACTACAATCAACTTCAACAGATAAGAAAGGAAGCTGTCAAGGACGTAGCCCCAGTCATCAGGAGACTTAACAATATAGACGTGATTGAAAAGGAAGATGTAGCTACAAACTTAACCGCCTCAATATCTACTACGACCACGCCAGCACAGACTGCCCTAGAGCaccatcaacaacaaaaactagtactgcagcaacagcagcagaaggaacagCATCAGCGTCAGCAGGCAAATGGTAGTAATATCCTGCACCTACAGAGACCACATCAGAAGCAACCACAACAGCTTTTAAACACCGCCTCCTCAGCAACCGCTTCCAACAACTCAAATGTACCGACCGAAGACGAATCCGCGGATGATGCTTTTAATAACTGGAACGCATATAATGATCATTGCGATGACTTAAGCGTATCCGCAACAGatgaaaaaaacaaaacacagaTGTTGCTCCTCCAGACAAG ACTAATAGTGAAAGAAACGCAACATATTATTAAAAATGGCTTTAGTGCTTTTAAAAATATTCTCTATAAAGATGAATATTAA